One genomic region from Alteromonas pelagimontana encodes:
- the crcB gene encoding fluoride efflux transporter CrcB: MPTGFSLYCFIAAGGAVGACMRYFFTTTIDSVLGKALPFGTLIVNVIGSFCLVLLYSFIERQELAESPYRALLGIGLLGAFTTFSTFSVETLSLLNNGLWLKAISNIILNVGACLLAGWLAIELIKG, translated from the coding sequence ATGCCCACAGGATTCAGCCTATATTGTTTTATCGCCGCCGGTGGTGCCGTAGGTGCATGTATGCGCTATTTCTTCACTACAACAATAGATTCAGTGCTTGGAAAAGCCTTGCCGTTTGGTACACTTATCGTCAATGTTATCGGCTCTTTTTGCCTGGTTTTATTGTATAGTTTTATTGAGCGACAGGAGCTGGCTGAGTCGCCTTACCGGGCGCTTCTCGGCATTGGCCTGTTAGGTGCGTTTACTACCTTTTCCACTTTTTCTGTTGAAACGCTCTCGTTACTCAATAATGGGTTATGGTTAAAAGCGATATCAAATATCATTTTGAATGTCGGCGCCTGTTTATTGGCAGGCTGGCTGGCAATAGAATTAATAAAAGGATAA